The following coding sequences are from one Osmia bicornis bicornis chromosome 2, iOsmBic2.1, whole genome shotgun sequence window:
- the LOC114874847 gene encoding venom acid phosphatase Acph-1-like: MSLFDHRVVIITMLIITVAMVNCDLELQLLHVVFRHGDKVPHREYQNYPNDPYRDYSYYPMGSGDLTNQGKLREYRIGTMLRERYDQYFGPDYWPEKIYARSTYIPRTQLSLQLVLAGLFPPSQKQTWNPHLPWIPTSSFFVPYEADNLLFPHHCPRYKEEYDKFLRQRNTQELVSKYKNVMSYLSKHSGKTINTTSSVTYMYNLLKEQAAQNLSLPKWTETVYPTPMKEIIALDFKLRSYTRTLKRLNGGLLLRKMIEDIKTYQQGKLEPYDTKAFLFSAHEMNVAAVVRALDLDEPAIPAYGATVILETLRDKKGTYYVRALLWTGVSEQLIIQTIPGCAELCPFDQFLGIVKDVIPKDDEYHCHPGEKLNKSEKIEHANSSASNIDVGMSWYSSVSVVFLAFLLASGIIDTNR, from the exons atgtcATTGTTCGATCATCGCGTGGTGATTATCACCATGCTCATCATCACCGTCGCCATGGTCAATTGTGATTTGGAGTTACAATTGTTACACGTG GTATTTCGACACGGTGACAAAGTGCCTCATCGGGAGTACCAGAATTATCCCAACGATCCGTACCGGGACTATTCCTACTATCCAATGGGCAGCGGGGATTTAACAAAC CAGGGTAAGCTACGCGAATACAGGATCGGGACAATGCTTCGTGAACGTTACGATCAATATTTCGGGCCGGATTATTGGCCGGAGAAGATCTATGCTCGATCAACGTACATCCCAAGGACTCAGCTGTCCCTACAACTAGTTCTGGCTGGATTATTCCCACCCTCGCAGAAGCAAACCTGGAATCCCCATCTACCCTGGATTCCCACCTCCTCGTTCTTCGTACCCTATGAGGCTGATAATCTCTTATTTCCACATCATTGCCCTAG ataCAAAGAAGAATACGATAAATTCCTTCGACAAAGGAACACGCAAGAATTAGTGAGCAAATACAAAAATGTCATGAGTTATTTGTCAAAGCACAGTGGAAAAACAATAAACACAACGTCCTCGGTGACTTACAtgtacaatttgttgaaagaGCAG GCTGCTCAAAACCTGAGCCTTCCAAAATGGACGGAGACGGTTTATCCTACTCCGATGAAGGAAATAATAGCGTTGGATTTCAAACTCAGATCGTACACAAGGACGTTGAAACGTTTGAATGGAG GCTTGCTGCTACGAAAGATGATAGAAGACATCAAAACGTATCAGCAAGGAAAATTGGAACCGTACGATACGAAGGCGTTTCTATTCTCAGCTCATGAAATGAACGTTGCCGCAGTTGTGAGAGCTTTGGACCTGGACGAACCGGCAATACCTGCCTATGGAGCTACCGTGATCctggaaactctgcgagacaAGAAAGGAACCTATTATGTTCga GCTCTACTCTGGACCGGAGTTTCTGAGCAACTTATAATCCAAACGATCCCTGGCTGCGCGGAATTATGCCCATTCGACCAGTTCCTCGGCATCGTAAAAGACGTGATACCAAAAGACGACGAGTATCATTGCCACCCCGGAGAGAAATTGAACAAATCGGAAAAGATAGAACACGCGAATTCTTCGGCATCGAACATAGACGTAGGAATGAGTTGGTACAGTTCAGTGTCAGTTGTTTTTCTCGCCTTTTTATTGGCGTCCGGCATCATCGATACCAATCGTTGA